One Glycine max cultivar Williams 82 chromosome 8, Glycine_max_v4.0, whole genome shotgun sequence genomic window, tttttttatctattcaaACCACtaatagtattatttattttattttttcatttcttttgttGTCCGGTATCTTATAATCCAATCACACACCGCTTTTGAATTACATTGCAAAAAATCaactaaagaaaaagaaaaagaaaaaaggtgacCTTGAAGTTAACGTAAGGACAGCTCCAATCTCCAAAGAATATGGTTCTTCTTCtctttataaattaattctctaatttaaattctagaattctcaattttttgttccattttcctataataataattatttatttattactaccGTAAACTCTTACACACTCCGCTTTTCAAGCACAAAACATCCATCGCGCTCCGCTCCGAGAGAGAGAGTCGCTAAACCTCCGATTgggcacaaaataaaaaaaaaagaagaaaaagaaaaaatccagagaacaaaggaaagaaagagaaagaagatttAGAAAGAAAGGTGTAGTAGAATAATCGTTAGGGTGGGACATTCATGTAATGCATCAGAAGAAATCAGAGGTTCAGATCGGAAAAGAAAGCGTAGGCGTCTCTTCCGATTTCAATCCGCAATTCCAAAAACACCCCTACCACCGCCACCAGCAATTCTACCCCCAAATCGAAATCGATATATCTCCCCAATCCCCACCGCAGCCAACCacacctcctcctcctcctcctcccccTTCACTCTCCAAACAGAAACACATCTTCAAGCCCCAGAACGCCGCCTTCTTCTCCGTATCCGTCGCCGCGAAGAGCGCCGCGTTCCGCGCGCTGCGGCGCGTGAGGCGCCAGCGCGCGTTGCTCCTACTCGCGGTCCCCTTCCTCTACCTCTACTTCCTCATCTCGCGCTCCTTCCTCCTCGACCTCCTCTCCGCCATCGCCTTCTCCGCCGCGCTCGTGTTTTCTCTTAACCTCGCTTTCCCTTTGCCTCTCCGTTCGGTTCGCCTCAAGGCGGCGAAGAATTCCGCCTCCCGTCCCGCGCCCGCTCTTCCGGTGTTCTGGACGATCGGGTCGAGGCCGAAGACGGAGAAGCGCGCCGCGGCGTCCGGGTGCTGGGTGCAGGTTTGTTTGTTTATGTATTCATAAATGTTATGTTAGTTGTTacattctttgtttttttatattcgttaatttgttagtttttatattataactcGTGTGTGTGGCTGGGTGTAGGTGTTTGGAAACGGCGACGTTTACGAGGGGGAGTTTCATCGGGGGAAGTGTTCGGGGAGCGGGGTGTATTACTATAGCAGGAGTGGGAGGTACGAGGGGGATTGGGTGGACGGGAAGTACGATGGGTATGGGGTGGAGACGTGGGCGCGTGGGAGCCGCTACCGTGGGTGTTACTGGCAGGGGCTGAGGCACGGGTTTGGGGTCTATAGGTTTTACACCGGGGATGTCTATGCTGGAGAGTGGTCTAATGGGCAGAGCCATGGGTCTGGGGTTCACACTTGCGAGGATGGGAGTCGCTATGTTGGGGAGTTTAAGTGGGGGGTCAAGCATGGCCTTGGCCATTACCATTTCAGGttagtttctaaattttaattcaattccaATTCTCTCTGCCAATGCTCATTTTGGATCGTTGTGTTCCTGTTTGTGCATGCTTGCTTCCACGTCGTATCGTATAAGAATAATCAATTGAAAATTTAGGATGAGATGATGTTAAAGCCTTAAGGATGATAGCATAGATAGGAATAGAATGAGTCAGTTTTGCTGCAACAGTATTGACAGTCAGTTAGGGAGTGAGAAACAGAAATTACAGggtatatattaaatattgagGGTAACTTTTGGTTTTGGAGTAGAGTTTGAGAGGGAGCGTCAATACTCAAATTTCCTGGAGCTGTGAGATATTTGACtatatttcttctatttcatcTTCCTTCTTGATTCTGCAACCATTTTTATTCAGATTCAGTAAGGAGAGTGATATTCAATAAAAGCccatcctttttttgtttagtttatcGTTTTTGGTACAGTTTCTGTCAGACTATCTGTTCTATGATGATTGCACTTGGGTAGATACTGGGTTGAACATCTGAAAATATACCGACTGCTTTTCCCTCAGCAAATCCCCAACATTGTGGTTAGTATCAATGTCTTGGATCCGTGACATGTAACAATTGGTTCTTAATCATGTTATGCATCAATGTGTCCTGATTTCTGACAAATGCTGGAGACCTTTCTTCTGAAGAATAACTATTACGTCCTTATTGTTAACTTGAATTAGAAATGGAGTGTCTTTGTCCTTTTTCTTTGCCTACCATGAAAAGTTTAAATGTTGCATTTTTGGTGGAACTAATTACATCTGTTTAATTAGAAATGGAGATACATACGCGGGTGAATACTTTGCAGACAAGATGCATGGTTTTGGCATATATCATTTTGCGAATGGCCATCGTTATGAAGGAGCCTGGCATGAAGGCAGAAGGCAAGGACTTGGAATGTATACATTTAGAAATGGTGAAACCCAATCTGGTCACTGGCAAAATGGAGTCCTTGACATTCCAAGCACACGGAACACCACTTCTCCAGTTTCTCCTGTTGGTGTCTATTATTCCAAAGTACTCAATGCAGTGCAGGTTCATTCTTTATGTTAATGAGTTATTTCCTTTAGTTATGTTAAATATTCTTTCCTGTTGGTGTCTATCATTTTATGTTTGTCGACATGGTGTCCCAGGAATATCAGTCTGGAATCAAACAAGTCTGTCATTTCTAGTTGCTATGAATATATTATTCCAAAGATTAGTATGATGTCCCAGTCTTTCGCTGATTAACTTTGCTTGGGTAGTATTCTTGATAGGGTGTGCTTCCCTATTAGGGAGGTCTATGTGAGAAGGAAGACAAAAAGGAGTTAGGCAATCATTATTTGTACCTTTTTCGGATATATTATCTTTACCTTTTTAGAAGATCATAATCTTTTCTGTTATTAGGGAATtcttgtttttgccttttctgtTATTTGGAGatcattatctttatctttttaggATTTAATTAggatatttataaattacactaattataattaggaTTGAGGATGGGAGGTAGAAACTATATATAGGAGTAGGAGATAATATTTAGGAGGGGGTGGGGGGgatatttgaaaattgtttAGGAGGCTCTGGGTTCCTCAAATTACCTGGGTTatattgtttcttttgtttctttatcaTCAATATAAATCAGTTCTGCTCTTCTTAATTTCTTGGTTCAGGTTGCATCAATTCTCAATTATGATTATTACATGATTCATTCCATTTGtgtgttttgaaaatttatgttattagcAATTCAGGGTTTTGGTTATCCCTTGccttttgcttttaatttttgtagtaaaattatttcattgttATATTTAGCCCTTGATTTTGAGTAGGGAGGAGTTGATCATGGTTGAGGTTTAAGGTATAATAGATATTTGGTGCCATTAAGCCTATGTTTCACTTAGAATAGGTATTAGTTAagtatttgtttcaatttgagTCTTTACTCTTTAGCTTAGAAATTGCCAGAAGGAAAATTTTATTGAAGTTGAGGATACTGTCTACTTACAGATTTTTGTACTTGTCTTTTGTGCATAAAATTAGGCTCAATCTTGTCAatggaaagagaaaaaacaaattgCAGACAGTTATATAATTTACAGCATTGAGAGTCAATTTTCActataaattttgtgtttatttgttTAACAAATAGGAAGCAAGACGAGCTGCCGAGAAAGCCTATGATATGGCTAAGGTAGATGAAGGGGTGAACAGAGCTGTAGCAGCTTCTAATAGAGCAGCCAATGCAGCTAGAGTAGCTGCTGTAAAAGCTGTACAAAAACAGAATTATCATGTTAGCAGTGAAAGCTTCTCAATTCCTGTTGTGTAAAGAGTATCTCAGCTGCTTTTATATTAGAAGAGAAGCTTGAGATTGTAGAAGAAAGCAGCTTCACTAGGTGGCTACACTAGTTTAAGCAGCTTCATGCCGACTGCAACATTTGCTTTTGGCATTATGCTTTCTTTGATTTGATCTTTTTCATTATTTGCTCCTAGCACCTTACCACCAGGTAGCtggctggaaaaaaaaaaagaagcagatTTGTTATCTGTATCTGCTGTGGTCCTTGTATAGAGGGAGGAAGGGTGATGGCATCCATATGGTAAAACTATCCTATagataacttttcttttttccactttttgtaaatttatgTAAATGCTGGTGTGTTGGTGAAACCTACAACCGGCTACTGTTGTATAATGGCTTGGTAAAATAAGGAGAGGAGGAACATACACaataagggtttttttttttttttccctaacTAAGTTATTTGGGTTAGATTTGGGAATGAtgttttgtaaatttaattaactgAGAAAAACAGTTTACCAAtcttaataaataagttaaatgGTACAGATAAATAGTCTAGTACTTTGTATGGATAATTTTCTCCTTGATTGGAAAGTTGGATGTTCTTGATTGTTGATTTGGGTTGCCTTGAAGCACATTACTGTGATTTAAGTGCTACGAGTGTCACACTGTGCTCAGAGAGGATGTCACAAGagataattgaaattttatgaaaaagggCAGTTGTcaccaattttattaaaattttgaaaagtatttattaactaaaataaaaaattctaattacctttatcttattttattttattttttctaaaatatttttcatttaatcgaAATTCTAGTTTTATtgactttataatttttcttaactaaaatttacgtaattaaatgtaattaaataaattttattaattaatgtatcatgttttttttctttttatatttgagatgaAAAGAGTATAATATAGgtataaatatttacataaaaaagtTATAGATATAAAAATGCAATTTGAATTCCCGAAAACTATATATAATGCAGCTTCTTCAGCTCCCGAAAAGTGACCGAATGTGACACCCAGAAGGTCAAACCCATCTTCGAATCAAATTCTAGGAAAGTACCAACGCGTCGCTCCTTTTGGCTTTCAGAAACAAAAAGCTTTTGCGTTCGATTTGTTTCTTCCTAAAGACTAATATTCTCATTCTCCCCAAAACCTCTGCTAGTTTTTGGTTTTGCTTCAACACCCTCGTCCTCCTTCTTCTTCACACTCCCCCAGAAATCCCAATTTTGCCCCTACCCTCTTCCCCAATTTACCTACGATGTACAGCAACATGCTGGTCAACTGCTCCAACTGCCGCACCCCTCTGCAGCTGCCACCTGGCGC contains:
- the LOC102667330 gene encoding phosphatidylinositol 4-phosphate 5-kinase 5 isoform X1, with the translated sequence MHQKKSEVQIGKESVGVSSDFNPQFQKHPYHRHQQFYPQIEIDISPQSPPQPTTPPPPPPPPSLSKQKHIFKPQNAAFFSVSVAAKSAAFRALRRVRRQRALLLLAVPFLYLYFLISRSFLLDLLSAIAFSAALVFSLNLAFPLPLRSVRLKAAKNSASRPAPALPVFWTIGSRPKTEKRAAASGCWVQVFGNGDVYEGEFHRGKCSGSGVYYYSRSGRYEGDWVDGKYDGYGVETWARGSRYRGCYWQGLRHGFGVYRFYTGDVYAGEWSNGQSHGSGVHTCEDGSRYVGEFKWGVKHGLGHYHFRNGDTYAGEYFADKMHGFGIYHFANGHRYEGAWHEGRRQGLGMYTFRNGETQSGHWQNGVLDIPSTRNTTSPVSPVGVYYSKVLNAVQEARRAAEKAYDMAKVDEGVNRAVAASNRAANAARVAAVKAVQKQNYHVSSESFSIPVV
- the LOC102667330 gene encoding phosphatidylinositol 4-phosphate 5-kinase 5 isoform X2; protein product: MHQKKSEVQIGKESVGVSSDFNPQFQKHPYHRHQQFYPQIEIDISPQSPPQPTTPPPPPPPPSLSKQKHIFKPQNAAFFSVSVAAKSAAFRALRRVRRQRALLLLAVPFLYLYFLISRSFLLDLLSAIAFSAALVFSLNLAFPLPLRSVRLKAAKNSASRPAPALPVFWTIGSRPKTEKRAAASGCWVQVFGNGDVYEGEFHRGKCSGSGVYYYSRSGRYEGDWVDGKYDGYGVETWARGSRYRGCYWQGLRHGFGVYRFYTGDVYAGEWSNGQSHGSGVHTCEDGSRYVGEFKWGVKHGLGHYHFRNGDTYAGEYFADKMHGFGIYHFANGHRYEGAWHEGRRQGLGMYTFRNGETQSGHWQNGVLDIPSTRNTTSPVSPVGVYYSKEARRAAEKAYDMAKVDEGVNRAVAASNRAANAARVAAVKAVQKQNYHVSSESFSIPVV